CGGCGGTGAGGTCCATCACCGCGAGATACTCGTCGTAGAACTCCCGGTGCTTCTCGGCCGAGTCGCCGTCGCCCGTCACCAGGTGGTCGAACATGTCCGAATGGGCGGTGACGTGGCGGTCGAGGTTCATCGCCATGAAGCCCGACAGCTGCAGGAAGCCCGGATAGACCTGGCGCCAGGCCCCCGGATAGATCGGCGGCACGAGGCTGATCGTGTTCTTCTCGAACCACGCCTGTCCGCGCTCCTGCGCGAGGCAGTTCACCGCGGTGGGCGAGCGGCGCGTGTCGATCGGGCCGCCCATCAGGGTCATCGAGACCGGCACGGCGGGCTCGTCGGCCGCCTCCATCAGCGCCACCGCGGCGAAGACCGGCACCGCCGGCTGGCACACGGCCATGACGTGCAGGTCCGGCCCGAGGACCGCGAACATCTCCTGCAGGTAGTCGATGTAATCGTCGAGATCGAACCGGCCGGCGACGACCGGCACCATCCGGGCGTCGGTCCAGTCGGTGATGAACACCCGGTGGTTCGGCAGCATCGCCTCCACGGTGCCGCGCAGCAGCGTCGCGTAATGCCCCGACATCGGCGCGACGATCAGCAGCTTCGGCTGCGGCTCGGCCGGGGCGGCCGGAAAGGCGCGGTCGAAGGCGATCAGGCGGCAGAACGGCCGCTCCCAGACCACCCGCTCGGTGACCGGAACCGCCGCGCCGTCCACGACCGTCTCGGTGAACCCGAAGGCGGGCTTGCCGTACTGGCGGGTGACGCGCTCGAACATCTCGCAGCCGGCGCTGACCGCGCGGGCATAGGGTCCGTAGGCCAGGGGATTGCCGGGCATCTGCAGCCCGTAGCGCGTGAGGTCCGCGGCGACCCGGGCCGGCGCCATCAAGGCGCGGGCACCCTCGTACATCGAGTAGGCCAGGAGCATCGTTACCTCGCGGTCTCGGACCCGGCCGCTGGCGTCCAGCCTCGCGGCCCGGAAGGCGGGAACCCGGATCACCAGGATAATGTTCCAGCCTGAACGATTATGGAACATCCTTGCGCCGGGCGGACTTGCCCGTCACGACGTCAGCCCGCGACAATTCGGCCGGACCGCCATGCTGGGACGGATTGCCGGACTCCCTGCCTCCGCGCCATGCGGTAGGACTCCGCGCGCCAACCGCACCGGAACCGCCGGTCCGGCGCCGCACCGAAACAGCCCATGCCCGACACCGACCTCAGCGGCCTCGGCCGCGACGCCCGACACCTGCGGCTCGACACCTTCGTCCGCCTCCGCTGGCTCGCCATCACCGGCCAGAGCGCGGCGGTCGTAGGGGCGCAGTTCGGCCTCGGCCTGCCGCTGCCGTTCGGCTGGTGCTTCCTGGTGATCGCCACCTCGTCCTGGCTGAACCTCGCCCTGCGGATCCGCTTCCCGGCGAGCTACCGGCTCAGCGACGATTCCGCGGCCCTGCTGCTGGCCTTCGACATCGTCCAGCTCGCAGCCCTGCTATTCCTCACCGGCGGCCTGCAGAACCCGTTCTCGCTGCTGTTCCTCGCCCCGGTGCTGATCTCCGCGACCGCCCTGCCGCCGGAGCGGACGCTGGCGCTCGGCCTGCTGGCGGTGGGACTCGCGACCCTGCTGGCCCTGGTCCACCGGCCCCTGCCCTGGTTCGCGGACGGGCGGATCGAGCTGCCGTTCCTGTACGTCTCCGGCGTCTGGACCGCGATCCTGCTCGGCACCGCCTTCACGGGCGTCTACGCGTGGCG
This window of the Methylobacterium tardum genome carries:
- a CDS encoding polyhydroxyalkanoate depolymerase, with amino-acid sequence MLLAYSMYEGARALMAPARVAADLTRYGLQMPGNPLAYGPYARAVSAGCEMFERVTRQYGKPAFGFTETVVDGAAVPVTERVVWERPFCRLIAFDRAFPAAPAEPQPKLLIVAPMSGHYATLLRGTVEAMLPNHRVFITDWTDARMVPVVAGRFDLDDYIDYLQEMFAVLGPDLHVMAVCQPAVPVFAAVALMEAADEPAVPVSMTLMGGPIDTRRSPTAVNCLAQERGQAWFEKNTISLVPPIYPGAWRQVYPGFLQLSGFMAMNLDRHVTAHSDMFDHLVTGDGDSAEKHREFYDEYLAVMDLTAEYYLQTVQTVFADHALPKGQMRHRGVPVDPGVIRRCAILAVEGENDDISGVGQTKAALDLTPNLPEARKGYHLQAGVGHYGVFNGSRYRAVIAPRIAAFIRAMQAVPGARGGHLRQVG